The Candidatus Limnocylindrales bacterium genome has a segment encoding these proteins:
- a CDS encoding TetR/AcrR family transcriptional regulator C-terminal domain-containing protein, which produces MGRPAKFSREQLQAAALALVDRDGLESLSMRSLAAELGTGAMTLYNHVEHREDLEMLVVEAVIAGTRWKGVEHDDWRDDVRQIAIAMWRAVRAHPATIPLILTRRSSSPAVLDLSEALLAALARSGRSGRQLLIAFRALTAIVTGFAQVELAAPLITGRKEKAKEVIARVRALPEDRYARLREIAKAATTSKPESEFRSGLDLFLAGLGDEAPLRKRRIK; this is translated from the coding sequence ATGGGAAGGCCGGCAAAGTTTTCGCGTGAGCAGCTCCAGGCGGCGGCCCTCGCGCTTGTCGACAGGGACGGGCTCGAGAGCCTTTCGATGCGTTCGCTCGCGGCCGAGCTCGGCACCGGCGCGATGACGCTCTACAACCACGTCGAGCATCGCGAGGATCTCGAGATGCTGGTGGTCGAGGCCGTCATCGCCGGCACGCGTTGGAAGGGCGTAGAGCACGACGACTGGCGCGACGACGTTCGGCAGATCGCAATCGCGATGTGGCGCGCAGTGCGCGCGCATCCGGCAACGATTCCGCTGATCCTCACACGCCGGAGCAGCTCACCGGCGGTGCTCGATTTGTCCGAGGCGCTGCTTGCTGCGCTCGCGCGAAGCGGCCGCTCGGGTCGCCAGCTGCTGATCGCGTTTCGCGCGCTGACCGCGATCGTCACCGGCTTCGCGCAGGTCGAGCTGGCGGCGCCGCTCATTACCGGCAGGAAAGAGAAGGCCAAAGAGGTGATCGCACGCGTGCGCGCGCTGCCCGAGGATCGCTATGCGCGTCTTCGCGAAATCGCCAAGGCGGCGACCACGAGCAAACCCGAATCGGAGTTTCGCAGCGGCCTCGACCTGTTCCTGGCAGGCCTTGGCGACGAGGCGCCCTTGCGGAAGCGTCGCATAAAATGA
- the tpx gene encoding thiol peroxidase produces MATTTLRGNPVTLSGTMPKVGDSAPDFNLTGADMAPITKQSLAGKKKVIVTLPSVDTPVCQTETRTFNQKATSLGDNVVVVIASSDLPFAGKRFCAAEGLDRVKTGSDLRDRDFGKRWGVAIADGPLQGVTARAVFVVDENDKITYAEMVPDIAQEPNYDAALAALKS; encoded by the coding sequence ATGGCCACAACCACCCTTCGCGGAAACCCCGTCACTCTTTCCGGCACCATGCCGAAAGTCGGCGACAGCGCGCCCGACTTCAACCTTACCGGTGCCGACATGGCGCCGATCACCAAGCAGTCGCTGGCCGGCAAGAAGAAGGTGATCGTCACGCTTCCGAGCGTCGATACGCCGGTGTGCCAGACCGAGACGAGGACATTCAACCAGAAGGCCACGTCGCTCGGCGACAACGTCGTCGTCGTGATCGCGAGCTCCGACCTTCCGTTTGCCGGCAAGCGCTTCTGCGCCGCCGAAGGCCTCGACCGCGTAAAGACCGGAAGCGACCTTCGCGACCGCGACTTCGGCAAGCGCTGGGGCGTCGCGATCGCCGACGGTCCGCTGCAGGGCGTGACCGCGCGCGCGGTCTTCGTGGTCGACGAGAACGACAAGATCACCTACGCCGAGATGGTGCCCGACATTGCGCAGGAGCCGAACTACGATGCGGCGCTTGCGGCGCTCAAAAGCTGA
- a CDS encoding DUF87 domain-containing protein yields MSEQSTKIGHVISVAGSKVSALLVYATPNAVTAAAEAASTASNNGVARSAVQVGAIARIQTGHSTVFGMISSLRTENPSFPPVADEKHFFEMELLGEAMLDVGTGSEGTFQRGVSVYPGLGSEIYTATRADLERVYARPAASNVRVGAIHQDRSLPAFVTTDHLVGKHFAVLGTSGSGKSCTVALLLRAILDQNTCGHIVLLDPHNEYRQAFGERAEVVSPQNMEMPYWLLNFEETVELLIGKDGMSQETEVGILKGAILEAKRRYVGEGRDTSYITVDTPVPYRMATLLQYLDRQMGRLDKPDSAAPYLRMKDRIETLNADSRYSFMFSGMFISDNMAKILSRILRIPVAGKPITIVDLSGVPSEIVEVLVSMLSRMIFDFALWSERSKSVPVLLVCEEAHRYVPKGEAAFPSARKALARVAKEGRKYGVALCLITQRPSEISPEVLSQCNTLFALRMSNFPDQEFIAKTLPDSAGGLINALPALRTQEAIVVGEGVNVPVRLTMDNLAEEFRPRSGSAKFAAAWKQETTAQGFVEATIERWRRQQRE; encoded by the coding sequence GTGAGCGAACAGTCGACCAAGATTGGTCACGTCATATCCGTTGCGGGCTCGAAGGTTTCTGCGCTTCTTGTCTACGCGACTCCGAACGCCGTCACGGCGGCGGCCGAGGCCGCGAGCACGGCGAGCAACAACGGCGTCGCGCGCTCGGCCGTGCAGGTCGGCGCGATCGCACGCATCCAGACCGGGCACTCGACGGTCTTCGGAATGATCTCGAGCCTTCGCACCGAGAATCCTTCGTTCCCGCCGGTTGCCGACGAAAAACACTTCTTCGAGATGGAGCTGCTCGGCGAGGCGATGCTCGACGTGGGCACCGGAAGCGAAGGCACGTTCCAGCGCGGCGTGTCGGTCTATCCCGGCCTCGGCTCGGAGATCTACACGGCAACGCGCGCCGACCTCGAGCGCGTATACGCGCGGCCGGCCGCTTCGAACGTACGCGTCGGAGCGATTCACCAGGACCGCAGCCTGCCGGCGTTCGTAACCACCGATCACCTGGTCGGAAAACATTTCGCCGTGCTCGGAACGTCCGGTTCCGGAAAGTCGTGCACGGTGGCCCTGCTCCTGCGCGCGATCCTCGACCAGAACACGTGCGGCCACATCGTGCTTCTCGATCCGCACAACGAGTACCGCCAGGCATTCGGCGAGCGCGCCGAGGTCGTCTCGCCGCAGAACATGGAGATGCCGTACTGGCTGCTCAACTTCGAGGAGACCGTCGAGCTGCTGATCGGAAAAGACGGCATGAGCCAGGAGACCGAGGTCGGCATCCTCAAGGGCGCGATCCTCGAGGCCAAGCGCCGCTACGTGGGCGAGGGCCGCGACACCAGCTACATCACCGTCGATACGCCCGTGCCGTACCGCATGGCGACGCTGCTGCAGTATCTCGACCGCCAGATGGGCCGGCTCGACAAGCCCGATTCGGCTGCGCCGTACCTGCGCATGAAGGATCGCATCGAGACGCTCAACGCCGACAGCCGCTACAGCTTCATGTTCTCGGGCATGTTCATCTCCGACAACATGGCCAAGATCCTGAGCCGCATCCTGCGCATTCCGGTGGCGGGAAAACCGATCACGATCGTCGATCTTTCGGGCGTGCCGTCGGAGATCGTCGAGGTGCTGGTCTCGATGCTCTCGCGCATGATCTTCGATTTCGCGCTGTGGTCCGAGCGCAGCAAATCGGTGCCGGTGCTGCTCGTCTGCGAGGAAGCCCACCGCTACGTGCCGAAGGGCGAAGCCGCGTTCCCGTCGGCCAGAAAAGCGCTCGCGCGCGTCGCCAAGGAAGGCCGCAAGTACGGCGTCGCGCTGTGCCTGATCACGCAGCGCCCGTCGGAGATCAGCCCCGAGGTGCTCTCGCAGTGCAACACGCTGTTCGCGCTGCGCATGAGCAACTTCCCCGACCAGGAATTCATCGCCAAGACGCTGCCCGACAGCGCCGGCGGACTGATCAACGCGCTGCCGGCGCTTCGCACGCAGGAAGCGATCGTGGTCGGCGAAGGCGTCAACGTTCCCGTGCGCCTTACGATGGACAATCTTGCCGAAGAGTTCCGGCCGAGAAGCGGATCGGCGAAGTTCGCCGCCGCGTGGAAGCAGGAGACGACCGCGCAGGGATTCGTCGAGGCGACGATCGAGCGCTGGCGCCGGCAGCAGCGCGAGTAA
- a CDS encoding peroxiredoxin family protein, giving the protein MNGTSAGFLAIALVLGPGVRWLWLMQRVRIPKDRTAYIAPSVAGALVGVFALSAHPSLAAGISAGLAVVSGSVFALLCAASRQAPNVPAVTVGRPIVDFTALDDEGRPFDLASLRGRPFLLKFFRGHWCPYCVAELRRWNELEPELDAHGIRIVTVCSDSAEQIRKGRTKHRLKANMLPDPDLAITDRYNLRNPKNFAPKPGVVIPLPIPTTILVDASGIVRWIDQSTDYMQRSDPETVRTAIAQTLGTRQASGSASASAALMPA; this is encoded by the coding sequence ATGAACGGAACTTCCGCAGGTTTTCTGGCGATCGCGCTCGTCCTTGGCCCTGGCGTCCGCTGGCTCTGGTTGATGCAGCGCGTGCGGATTCCGAAAGACCGCACGGCCTATATCGCGCCGAGCGTTGCCGGCGCGCTTGTCGGGGTCTTCGCGCTGAGCGCGCACCCTTCCCTTGCGGCCGGCATCTCAGCAGGCCTTGCCGTCGTATCCGGATCGGTGTTCGCGCTGCTGTGCGCGGCGAGCCGCCAGGCACCGAATGTGCCCGCCGTCACCGTCGGTCGCCCGATTGTCGACTTCACGGCGCTCGACGATGAAGGCCGCCCGTTCGACCTCGCGAGCCTTCGCGGCCGGCCGTTCCTGCTCAAGTTCTTTCGCGGCCACTGGTGCCCGTACTGCGTCGCCGAGCTCAGGCGGTGGAACGAGCTCGAGCCCGAGCTCGACGCGCACGGGATCCGGATCGTCACGGTTTGCTCGGACAGCGCCGAGCAGATCCGCAAGGGCCGCACGAAGCACCGCCTGAAAGCGAACATGCTGCCCGACCCGGACCTTGCGATCACCGACCGCTACAACCTGCGCAATCCGAAGAACTTCGCGCCGAAGCCGGGCGTGGTCATTCCACTGCCGATTCCGACGACGATTCTCGTCGATGCGAGCGGCATCGTGCGCTGGATCGATCAGTCGACGGATTACATGCAGCGGTCGGATCCGGAGACGGTGCGGACGGCCATCGCGCAGACGCTTGGCACGCGCCAGGCATCAGGATCGGCCTCAGCGTCCGCGGCGCTCATGCCGGCTTGA
- a CDS encoding FecR family protein, translating to MRSRRCSRLGLSAAVFALVVTGCFPPPDRGKAKTGGNDANPAAVRIGRIDALDGKAVLIHGDQRIAATAGYPVMAGDRLETGEGGKVQVTLVDHSVVAIGGGTTIEVSSLLLDADGSRTGRLSVAIGKFWLHVTQWKKGPSSYEITTPNAVAGVRGTTLWGDTKVDAICSLDGTVEVRTLKDDAGLAPVALTAGNCASKLSEGMLEPLAPSKETIDGYLKEVLIPSAPR from the coding sequence GTGCGTTCGCGTCGATGTTCGAGGCTCGGTCTGTCTGCGGCTGTATTCGCGCTGGTGGTCACCGGCTGCTTTCCGCCGCCAGATCGCGGTAAGGCGAAAACAGGCGGCAACGATGCCAATCCAGCAGCCGTCCGCATTGGCAGGATCGATGCGCTCGACGGCAAAGCCGTGCTGATTCATGGCGACCAGCGCATCGCAGCGACGGCCGGCTATCCGGTCATGGCCGGTGACAGGCTCGAGACCGGCGAGGGTGGAAAGGTCCAGGTCACGCTCGTCGATCACTCGGTCGTCGCGATCGGCGGCGGCACGACGATCGAGGTTTCGTCGCTGCTGCTCGACGCCGACGGAAGCCGCACCGGCCGCTTGTCGGTCGCGATCGGAAAATTCTGGCTGCACGTCACGCAGTGGAAGAAAGGGCCGAGCAGCTACGAGATCACGACGCCGAACGCCGTAGCCGGTGTGCGCGGCACGACGCTGTGGGGCGACACCAAAGTCGATGCGATCTGTTCGCTCGACGGAACCGTCGAAGTCCGCACGCTGAAAGACGACGCAGGGCTTGCGCCTGTGGCGCTGACGGCGGGCAATTGCGCGAGCAAGCTGAGCGAAGGGATGCTCGAGCCGCTCGCGCCGAGCAAGGAGACGATCGACGGGTATTTGAAGGAAGTGCTGATTCCGAGTGCGCCGCGGTAA
- a CDS encoding RluA family pseudouridine synthase gives MTDGPGDPSAALWSVLDDAEDVPDRFPSPFDEPGPHPLARRAAEMLQRELDAVGAKLDLPGGGKMFGVLVARSPDGTIVFLRAFSGTLGGHFDVPGFVPPIFDRDARLAIETPGERVVKRLTLRAAAYAASSEVARIRAEAAAVAERHRRELEALRREHATRRKMRRARRLQSEMNADARERMLEELAAESRRDKRERRDLEAAHRDERRGPEAALARTTAKLAAHARLCAMVSRSLMRQIHDTYSVVNARGELRALRSLFPDAEPPSGAGDCAAPKLLAFAYANALTPLALAEFWWGAPPPGGGRVHGNFYPACRDKCDPLLGFMLAGLDVREPHLFTRPDAAALELRVLYEDRWMVVVDKPSGLLSVPARDTGGTRSPGNSDSVEARLRARYGEPGLTLVHRLDLDTSGIVVAARDPVTYKALQEQFRSRSVKKRYIAVVDGVVHERSGRIDLAIRVDLTDRPRQIHDPVHGRSAVTEWQLLAHEPGGSRLAMFPRTGRTHQLRVHASHPLGIGHPIAGDRLYGREGERLKLHAESLELVHPATGETIRFESATPF, from the coding sequence TTGACGGACGGCCCCGGCGATCCGTCGGCCGCGCTCTGGAGCGTGCTCGACGATGCCGAGGACGTTCCCGATCGTTTCCCGAGCCCGTTCGATGAGCCTGGGCCGCATCCGCTGGCGCGCCGCGCCGCCGAAATGCTGCAGCGCGAGCTCGATGCCGTCGGCGCGAAGCTCGACCTTCCGGGCGGCGGCAAGATGTTCGGCGTGCTGGTCGCGCGCTCGCCCGACGGAACGATCGTTTTTCTGCGCGCGTTCTCGGGAACGCTCGGCGGGCATTTTGACGTTCCGGGCTTTGTCCCGCCGATCTTCGATCGCGACGCCAGGCTGGCCATCGAGACGCCCGGAGAGCGCGTCGTAAAACGGCTGACGTTGCGTGCCGCCGCGTACGCCGCATCGTCCGAGGTCGCACGGATCCGCGCCGAGGCGGCTGCGGTTGCCGAACGCCATCGACGCGAGCTCGAAGCTCTCCGCCGCGAGCACGCAACTCGCCGGAAGATGCGTCGTGCCCGGCGGCTGCAGTCCGAGATGAACGCCGACGCTCGCGAACGGATGCTCGAAGAGCTTGCCGCCGAGAGCCGTCGCGACAAGCGCGAGCGCCGCGATCTCGAAGCCGCTCATCGCGACGAACGACGCGGCCCGGAGGCTGCACTTGCGCGCACGACCGCGAAGCTCGCCGCCCATGCGCGCCTCTGTGCGATGGTTTCGCGCAGCCTCATGCGGCAGATTCACGACACCTATAGCGTCGTCAATGCTCGCGGCGAGCTGCGTGCGCTGCGCTCGCTGTTTCCGGACGCCGAGCCGCCATCGGGAGCCGGCGACTGCGCAGCGCCGAAGCTGCTCGCCTTTGCTTACGCGAACGCGCTTACACCGCTCGCGCTCGCCGAATTCTGGTGGGGCGCACCGCCGCCCGGCGGCGGGCGCGTCCACGGCAATTTCTATCCGGCGTGCCGCGACAAGTGCGATCCGCTGCTGGGCTTCATGCTGGCCGGCCTCGACGTGCGCGAGCCGCACCTGTTCACGCGGCCGGATGCCGCGGCGCTCGAGCTTCGAGTGCTGTACGAGGACCGGTGGATGGTCGTCGTCGACAAACCCTCCGGGCTGCTGTCGGTACCTGCACGAGACACCGGCGGCACGCGATCACCCGGCAATTCCGATTCGGTCGAGGCGCGGCTCCGTGCGCGCTACGGGGAGCCGGGCCTCACGCTCGTGCATCGTCTCGACCTCGATACATCGGGCATCGTCGTCGCCGCGCGTGACCCGGTGACGTACAAAGCCCTTCAGGAGCAGTTCCGCAGCCGCAGCGTAAAGAAGCGATACATCGCCGTCGTCGACGGTGTCGTTCACGAACGGTCGGGCCGGATCGATCTTGCGATCCGCGTCGACCTCACCGACCGGCCGCGCCAGATCCACGACCCGGTGCACGGCCGCAGCGCCGTTACCGAATGGCAGCTGCTCGCGCACGAGCCTGGCGGCTCGCGGCTCGCGATGTTCCCGAGAACCGGCAGGACGCATCAGCTTCGCGTGCACGCGTCGCATCCTCTCGGCATCGGCCATCCGATTGCCGGCGATCGCCTGTACGGCCGCGAGGGCGAGCGCCTCAAGCTTCACGCCGAATCGCTCGAGCTCGTGCATCCGGCAACGGGTGAGACGATCCGCTTCGAGAGCGCAACGCCGTTCTGA
- a CDS encoding serine hydrolase domain-containing protein, with product MTEIRIEGRCDARFEPVRNAFAANFAKHDELGAAVAVTVDGREVVNLWGGYADEARRRPWQHDTLVNAFSVGKGITALCLLVLVDRGLVDLDLPVSYYWPEFSEGDKDFITVRQVLSHQAGLPAVREALAADAMFDWDFMTGALARTRPWWKPGTRHGYHINTFGFLVGEIVRRVSGASIGTFLREELAGPLAADFHIGVAPEDDARVAEFVWLPELAEVPRIDPARLTEDELMVFQSYFNPAGASGHGTVNRVEWRRAEYPSTNGHGTALGVARLYDIVAAGGTLKGRNLIGHDVVAEACREHSSGIDAVLGRPSRFGLGFQLTLPEKPVIPSPSAVLHFGAGGALGFADPDAGIGFGYVMNRMGPRYNNPTNRNLIRAVYASL from the coding sequence GTGACGGAGATCCGCATCGAAGGCCGCTGCGACGCGCGTTTCGAGCCGGTACGAAACGCTTTCGCCGCCAACTTCGCCAAGCACGACGAGCTCGGCGCGGCGGTTGCCGTGACGGTCGACGGCCGCGAGGTCGTCAACCTGTGGGGCGGATACGCCGACGAAGCGCGCCGCCGGCCGTGGCAGCACGACACGCTCGTCAATGCGTTCAGCGTGGGCAAGGGAATCACGGCGCTGTGTCTGCTCGTGCTCGTCGACCGCGGCCTCGTCGACCTCGATCTGCCGGTTTCGTACTACTGGCCCGAATTTTCCGAAGGCGACAAGGACTTCATCACCGTTCGCCAGGTGCTCAGCCACCAGGCCGGCCTTCCGGCCGTACGCGAAGCGCTCGCCGCCGACGCAATGTTCGACTGGGACTTCATGACCGGCGCGCTCGCTCGTACACGGCCGTGGTGGAAGCCCGGCACGCGCCACGGATACCACATCAACACGTTCGGGTTTCTCGTCGGCGAGATCGTTCGCCGCGTGAGCGGTGCGAGCATCGGCACGTTCCTTCGCGAAGAGCTTGCCGGACCGCTCGCGGCGGACTTTCACATCGGGGTCGCGCCGGAAGACGACGCGCGCGTGGCGGAGTTCGTCTGGCTGCCCGAGCTTGCCGAGGTTCCGAGGATCGATCCCGCCAGGCTCACCGAAGACGAGCTGATGGTGTTCCAGTCGTACTTCAATCCTGCGGGCGCGTCCGGACACGGTACCGTCAACCGCGTCGAGTGGCGGCGCGCCGAGTATCCGTCGACCAACGGTCATGGGACGGCGCTCGGAGTTGCGCGTCTGTACGACATCGTTGCGGCGGGCGGCACGCTCAAAGGCAGGAACCTGATCGGCCACGACGTCGTCGCCGAAGCGTGCCGCGAGCATTCGTCGGGAATCGATGCCGTGCTCGGGCGTCCGTCGCGCTTCGGTCTCGGTTTTCAGCTCACGCTGCCGGAAAAGCCTGTCATACCCAGTCCGTCGGCCGTGCTGCACTTCGGCGCCGGTGGCGCGCTCGGCTTTGCCGATCCGGATGCGGGCATCGGTTTCGGCTACGTGATGAACCGGATGGGGCCGCGCTACAACAATCCGACCAACCGGAACCTGATCCGGGCGGTATACGCGTCGCTTTGA
- a CDS encoding Uma2 family endonuclease, with the protein METAFRSEQKFTQAEFFKWLAARPSSDIHHYELLDRHIVMTPPAGYPHSMIGVRISAALLQHVRTLRLGLVSDATAGYELPSGDTVEPDVSFVTADTLKAGRKPEPGSFFRIVPDLVVEIVSKTGARRDTVEKRRIYEKNGVAEYWLIYPKTRHVSVLRLVDGRFTSPLDIVSGSVRSSVLSDFEIPLAEIFADCG; encoded by the coding sequence ATGGAGACGGCATTCCGTTCCGAACAGAAGTTCACGCAGGCCGAGTTCTTCAAATGGCTCGCGGCGCGGCCGTCGTCCGATATCCACCACTACGAGCTGCTTGACCGGCACATCGTCATGACGCCGCCGGCGGGATACCCGCATTCGATGATCGGCGTGCGTATCTCGGCGGCGCTTCTTCAGCACGTGCGTACGCTACGCCTCGGTCTCGTGAGCGATGCGACCGCAGGGTACGAATTGCCGAGTGGCGATACGGTCGAGCCGGATGTTTCCTTTGTCACTGCCGATACGCTCAAGGCCGGTCGCAAGCCGGAACCTGGCAGCTTCTTCCGGATCGTTCCGGATCTGGTGGTAGAGATCGTCTCGAAGACAGGCGCACGCCGCGACACCGTCGAGAAGAGACGCATTTACGAAAAGAACGGAGTCGCCGAATACTGGCTCATCTACCCGAAGACGCGGCACGTGAGCGTGCTGCGCCTGGTCGACGGACGCTTTACGAGCCCGCTCGACATCGTCAGCGGCTCGGTCCGCTCGTCCGTTCTTTCCGACTTCGAGATTCCGCTCGCGGAGATTTTCGCAGACTGCGGCTGA
- the modA gene encoding molybdate ABC transporter substrate-binding protein: MSLIPRIIVSALVVVLACAPETARGQNDGASPELAAEAPAIIFAAASLQASLTAAADAYAAHARQRPSLTFGASSLLAKQIDGGAPADLFISADEQSMDTLVAHGRVGFGSRVDFLANQLALVAVAARPFEMEMKPGLPLAELLDDSKLAMGDPDSVPVGRYGKEALTSLGVWQAVEPKLIRAADAHASLELVESGEARAGVVYSTDALASKKVVVVGLLPETSHRPIIYPLAIVAGHDRPEARAVRDFLLSSEAKAIFGRFGFIPK, encoded by the coding sequence TTGTCGCTTATTCCACGGATCATCGTATCCGCGCTCGTCGTCGTTCTGGCGTGTGCGCCTGAGACTGCACGCGGGCAGAACGACGGAGCATCACCGGAGCTTGCCGCGGAAGCTCCCGCGATCATCTTTGCGGCGGCGAGCCTTCAGGCTTCGCTGACGGCGGCCGCGGACGCGTATGCAGCCCATGCCAGGCAGCGTCCGAGCCTTACGTTCGGCGCGTCATCTCTCCTGGCAAAGCAGATCGACGGCGGCGCGCCGGCCGATCTGTTCATCTCCGCCGACGAGCAGTCGATGGATACCCTCGTCGCGCACGGCCGCGTCGGGTTCGGCAGCCGCGTCGACTTTCTCGCAAATCAGCTCGCGCTCGTGGCGGTGGCGGCGCGGCCTTTTGAGATGGAGATGAAGCCGGGGCTGCCGCTGGCCGAGCTTCTGGACGACAGCAAGCTCGCGATGGGCGATCCCGACTCGGTGCCGGTCGGCCGCTACGGAAAGGAAGCTCTGACAAGCCTCGGCGTCTGGCAGGCCGTCGAGCCAAAATTGATTCGCGCAGCCGACGCGCACGCTTCGCTCGAGCTCGTCGAGAGCGGCGAAGCCCGCGCCGGAGTCGTCTACTCGACCGATGCGCTGGCTTCGAAGAAGGTCGTGGTGGTGGGTCTTCTGCCGGAGACGAGTCACCGGCCGATCATCTATCCGCTTGCGATCGTCGCCGGCCATGACCGGCCGGAGGCGAGGGCGGTTCGCGACTTCCTGCTTTCGTCCGAAGCGAAGGCGATCTTCGGGCGCTTCGGGTTCATTCCGAAGTAG
- a CDS encoding glucan biosynthesis protein G, whose product MRSHSTIPLRIFAALAATVCFPLAARAFSLDDVTVRAKALSVEEYRDHRHEVPKWMLAPDRGGATTYDQWRDIRFDPAKSLWRGENLPFEVQFFHPGLYYDRTVGISTFDKSGARPVPFDIKSFDYGKNDFASRIPADIGYAGIRVHAPMRSKQYYDELIVFLGATYFRALGRDNVYGLSARGIAINTVEPAGEEFPHFAEFWLEKPAPNADHLTVLALMEGPSITGSYRFDIRPGARTVVDVESHLFARRPIGKLGIAPLTSMFFFGENSRRHFDDFRPEVHDSDGLLLRFDAGEWLWRPLDNPATISASGMQMHNPRGFGLLQRDRAFANYQDLETHSELRPSTWVEPHGDWGDGRVELDQIPSDSELVDNIVAYWVPATAVQPGQKLDFSYSVSFYTDDPQTPPGARVVATRQDSGPKGTSRRFVLDFSGKELNALPDSAPPVPVITTSPPQSAELLDYHVVRNPDTGGWRLAFQIKPTIAPPIELRAFLKNDKSVLSETWSYAVLK is encoded by the coding sequence ATGCGCTCCCATTCGACGATCCCCCTGCGAATCTTTGCGGCGCTGGCCGCGACCGTCTGTTTTCCGCTGGCAGCCCGCGCGTTCTCCCTCGACGACGTCACCGTACGGGCCAAGGCCCTGTCGGTCGAGGAATACCGCGACCATCGCCACGAGGTTCCCAAATGGATGCTGGCGCCGGATCGCGGCGGCGCGACCACGTACGACCAGTGGCGCGACATCCGCTTCGACCCGGCGAAGTCGTTGTGGCGCGGCGAGAATCTCCCGTTCGAAGTCCAGTTCTTTCATCCGGGCCTCTACTACGACCGGACCGTCGGCATCAGCACATTCGACAAATCGGGCGCGCGGCCGGTGCCGTTCGACATCAAATCGTTTGATTACGGCAAGAACGATTTCGCGTCGCGCATTCCGGCCGACATCGGTTACGCCGGAATTCGCGTCCATGCGCCGATGCGCAGCAAGCAGTACTACGACGAGCTGATCGTCTTTCTCGGTGCCACGTACTTCCGTGCGCTCGGGCGCGACAACGTCTACGGTCTTTCGGCGCGCGGCATCGCGATCAACACCGTCGAGCCGGCGGGCGAGGAGTTCCCGCACTTCGCCGAGTTCTGGCTGGAGAAGCCGGCGCCGAACGCGGACCACCTGACGGTCCTCGCATTGATGGAAGGGCCGAGCATCACCGGATCGTACAGGTTCGACATCCGGCCGGGGGCGCGCACCGTGGTCGACGTCGAATCGCATCTTTTCGCGCGGCGCCCGATCGGCAAGCTCGGCATCGCGCCGCTGACGAGCATGTTCTTCTTCGGCGAGAACTCGCGCCGGCATTTCGACGATTTTCGTCCGGAGGTGCACGACTCGGACGGGCTGCTGCTGCGTTTCGACGCCGGCGAGTGGCTGTGGCGTCCGCTCGACAACCCGGCGACGATCAGCGCGAGCGGGATGCAGATGCACAATCCGCGCGGCTTCGGCCTGCTTCAGCGCGATCGTGCGTTCGCGAATTACCAGGACCTCGAGACGCATTCGGAGCTGCGCCCGAGCACGTGGGTCGAGCCGCACGGCGACTGGGGCGACGGTCGCGTCGAGCTCGACCAGATTCCGTCCGACAGCGAGCTCGTCGACAACATCGTCGCGTACTGGGTGCCCGCGACGGCCGTGCAGCCCGGCCAGAAGCTCGACTTCTCGTATTCGGTTTCGTTCTACACCGACGATCCGCAGACGCCGCCCGGCGCGCGCGTCGTGGCAACGCGGCAGGACAGCGGTCCGAAAGGAACAAGCCGCCGTTTCGTGCTCGATTTTTCCGGAAAGGAGCTCAACGCCCTGCCCGACTCGGCGCCGCCGGTTCCGGTCATCACGACGTCACCACCGCAGTCGGCCGAGCTTCTCGACTACCACGTGGTGCGCAATCCGGACACCGGAGGATGGCGCCTCGCCTTTCAGATCAAGCCGACCATCGCACCGCCGATCGAGCTGCGCGCGTTCCTCAAGAACGACAAGTCGGTGCTGAGCGAGACGTGGTCGTACGCGGTGCTGAAGTAG